From the genome of Defluviitalea raffinosedens, one region includes:
- a CDS encoding response regulator transcription factor, with protein MKHLDLDIYKAYSGEEAMEWLRRTKIDIVITDIRMPKMDGIQLLNAIYKNWPQCKVIVLSDCDQFEYIYNTVQYNCTRYILKSEDPDRVIKAVEDAVNEIQKTNEIKGLIHQAKEQINMAKFLFQKDYLVQLLHGDSTLKINKYHFEQLKIPLNPEIPVILVMGNISNIPKNLTYWDKMEYLCSIKLIIEQKMGIYMSNVVVMDENYRFFIFVQPEELLTNISSHKAQDIYYEKTISFLKEIFKMIQTACKEFNHASVHFILTGVPCRWEEVFREYDYFNQLINYRAGTDLEMLMIDNHILYNKTEKMTEDDIYLDGLSQNKSLDWIKAYFRSGQKETFFELLDQFLNPIKKVRSKNNGLAIELYFKVALSLLSYINERNLTNQLASKIDSSKLMRIDLHDSWEEAVEYLKLLCCAIFDLQSEEKIDRTNKIIQLVQRFIVEHINEDLSLVKLAERVYLNPSYLSRLYKQVTGENLSDFIDQERIKRAKELMQTRNIKINEIGKLVGYENAASFTRFFRKMTSYSPQEYYDLLLDQDRH; from the coding sequence ATGAAGCATCTTGATTTGGACATATATAAGGCTTATTCGGGGGAAGAAGCCATGGAATGGCTCAGAAGAACGAAAATAGATATTGTAATAACAGACATCAGGATGCCTAAGATGGATGGTATACAGCTCCTTAATGCAATTTACAAGAATTGGCCCCAATGTAAAGTGATCGTATTGTCGGATTGTGACCAATTTGAATATATCTATAACACAGTACAATATAACTGTACTCGATATATATTAAAGAGTGAAGATCCGGATAGGGTTATAAAAGCTGTAGAGGATGCAGTTAATGAAATACAAAAAACCAATGAAATTAAAGGATTGATTCATCAGGCAAAAGAACAAATCAACATGGCTAAATTTTTATTTCAAAAGGATTATCTTGTTCAATTATTACATGGCGACAGCACCTTAAAAATTAACAAATATCACTTTGAACAGTTGAAAATACCCCTAAATCCTGAAATTCCTGTTATTTTAGTAATGGGCAATATCAGCAACATTCCTAAAAATTTAACTTACTGGGACAAGATGGAATACTTGTGCTCTATTAAATTGATTATAGAACAAAAGATGGGCATTTATATGAGCAATGTTGTGGTAATGGATGAAAATTATAGATTTTTTATATTTGTTCAGCCTGAAGAATTGCTTACAAATATTTCTTCTCACAAGGCTCAGGATATATATTATGAGAAGACGATTTCCTTTTTAAAAGAAATTTTTAAAATGATTCAAACAGCCTGCAAAGAATTCAATCATGCATCTGTCCATTTTATCTTGACTGGAGTTCCGTGCAGATGGGAAGAAGTCTTTCGTGAATATGATTATTTTAATCAGTTAATCAATTATCGGGCTGGAACAGATCTTGAAATGTTAATGATTGATAATCATATACTTTATAATAAAACAGAAAAAATGACTGAGGATGACATTTATCTCGATGGATTGTCACAAAACAAAAGTTTGGACTGGATTAAAGCTTATTTTAGGTCAGGCCAAAAAGAAACATTTTTTGAGCTATTGGATCAATTCCTCAATCCCATTAAAAAGGTAAGAAGTAAAAATAATGGTTTGGCGATAGAACTTTATTTCAAAGTTGCATTGAGTTTATTATCTTATATCAATGAAAGAAATTTAACCAATCAACTTGCTTCTAAAATCGACTCGAGCAAGTTAATGCGAATAGATTTACATGATTCCTGGGAAGAAGCTGTGGAATATTTAAAATTATTATGTTGTGCTATTTTCGACCTTCAGAGTGAAGAAAAAATAGACCGCACCAATAAAATTATTCAATTGGTTCAGAGATTCATTGTAGAACATATTAATGAAGATCTGTCTCTGGTTAAGTTAGCGGAACGCGTTTATTTAAATCCATCTTATTTATCCAGACTATATAAGCAGGTAACAGGAGAAAACTTATCTGATTTTATAGATCAGGAACGTATAAAGCGGGCTAAAGAATTGATGCAAACCAGGAATATCAAAATCAATGAGATAGGGAAATTGGTTGGTTATGAAAATGCTGCATCGTTTACAAGATTCTTTAGGAAAATGACATCATATTCACCACAAGAATATTATGACCTCTTATTAGATCAAGACAGGCATTAA